The Pseudalkalibacillus hwajinpoensis DNA window ATTGGATTTGCTTCAGGTCTTGTCATATTCGGACTCTGGCTCATCCTGGACGAAAAGTGGAAGGAGCGGATTAAGTGGTATGCAGTGCCGTTTGCGGTGATTGGTCTTGTGCCATTTGCGGTGCAATACATCGCTATTCCTTTACTTCCGTTCGCACTCGCTGTTAGTTATGCCATCATCACGCTATATGTGATGCACAGGTCAGGATGGCAGTTGTTTACGGTCTTGCCGCTCCTGTTTATCATATTGTTCATCATGTTGCTTCCACTCGACAACATTGAAACGATTTCTCTTGTCTACGTGGTATCGGCTTCGTTCATTCTTACGGCAGGGTTGTTTATTCATCAAAAGCTTTTCTCGTTTCAGGCGAAAAGGATGCTTGGAAATCATCTCGACTGGTATTCAGTAGCGGCTTTCTTGCTTGTATTAAACGTGTATGGAAATGCCCTTACCCAAACTCTTTGGGTGGAGGAGCTACCAGCAATCTTTATCGTTGCTTTTCTTGCCCTTCAAATTAGAAGAGTTCCAGTTGGGTTACCATCTCGCGTTGTAAAAAGTGTGACAACAGTAAGCTTGTTGATTCCATACTATACGCTTCTCCGTCATATTGACCTGAACGAATACATTGTAACCGAAGTGTATATCCTGCCATGGATAGGGCTTGCTATTTATCTTTCCAAACGAACATGGGTAAATGAAGAGCGAATCATGAGATTGGTTGAGTGGTTGGTCCTTTCAATTGTAGCTGCCATTTTAGTAGCAGACGCCTTGATGAGCAACACCATCATCGATGCGCTTATTGCAGGAAGCCTATCGCTTATTTCTCTCCTAGCAGGCTTCTTTTACCGGATTAAATCTTACTTCATTATAGGGAGTAGTGTGCTATTACTAAACCTGTTTCTACAGACCCGGCCATACTGGGGAAACATGCCGTGGTGGGCGTATCTATTGATCGCAGGTTCAACGCTTATTGCTGTTGCAAGCTTTTATGAATGGCAAAAGCAAAACAAAGATAAAGAAGGAAACACGCTACTGCAATTGAAAAAGCAGCAGTGGCTTGCTCGCTGGAACAGTTGGCGATGAAAAGAAAGCTGTCTCCCGAAAAAGTACTTATCCGGGGACAGCGCTTTTTTATTTGAAAAGTGGTTGATGACGAGGGGTGAATTAGCGATATAATAGGTTTAAAATCATTTTAGGGGGTCAGTCACGTTACCGGTGACGATAAAATATAAGGGAGGAAGAAGAATGGCACGCTTGGTATATGGTGTTGGTAGTTTGCTTGTAATTCTGTCATTTTCCTTTTTTGTTTTCTATTCTGTAAGGGCTTTCAACATCACGCCTGAGCGATCTTCTGCTTCCTATGTTGAGCCAGACTATCATTTTGTTCTTGTAACAGAGGAGATGGACAATGATTACTGGCGTCTTGTTGAAGAGGGGGCGCGAAAGGCAGCGGAAGAATACAATGTTGCGCTGGAATACACAGGCCCGAAGCAAGCCAATCTTGCTGAGCATATCAAAACGATCGAAATGGCAGCCGCTGCAAGAGTTGATGGCATCATGGCACAGGGACTGAATCAGGATGTATCTCCAGCGCTTATTAACCGCGTTGTTGAAAAAGGCATTCCTTTTCTCACAGTTGATACGGATGCACCTAACAGCAAACGTTTTGCGTACATTGGCACAGATAATTACTATGCCGGCTTTCTTGCAGGGCAGGCCCTATTGAAAGATACAGAGGGAGACGTGAATGTTGGCATCATTACAGGAAGATTCGACTCTGCCAATCAGAAGCTGCGCGTGGAAGGGTTTAAAGATGCCATCCAAGACGATGAAAGAGTAAAAGTCGTCGCGATTGACGCCTCCCAGATTACTAGAATTCAGGCTGCAGAGAAAACCTATGAAATGATCAAAGAGCATCCGGAGGTAAATGCTTTCTATGGAACCAGTGCACTGGACGCCATTGGAATTGTACAGGTACTTGAAAGCATTGGTATGACTGATCGGGTCTACGTTATCGGGTTCGATGTTCTTCCTGAAACCATTAAACTAATAGAAGAGGGAAAGCTTGAAGCGACAGTTGTTCAAAAACCATATGAGATGGGATTTGAAGCGGTGAAGCTGATGGTTGAATTAAAAGAAGGGAAAGAAGTTTCCACTTATCATCACACACTCACAGAGGTAATTCATTTAGAAGACATCAATCGAATCAACGACACTACCCCAGGAGGGATCAGGCTGCCATGAAAATCCAGGCAAGGTTTATTCTCTTTTTCACACTGCTTGTTGTCCTCATGAACGGTGTCGCCTTTTACCTCTTTCATAATAGTCAGCGAACGATAGATGACTATCACACTAGCTTTCAGCGATTTATAGTCTTAAACGAGCTTTCACAACAAACGAATAAGGTGTATGAGGCGATGAATGCGTATCTGACAGAAAGAACGCAGAATGAATTGAAAGCGTATGCTGAAGAACG harbors:
- a CDS encoding sugar-binding protein; amino-acid sequence: MARLVYGVGSLLVILSFSFFVFYSVRAFNITPERSSASYVEPDYHFVLVTEEMDNDYWRLVEEGARKAAEEYNVALEYTGPKQANLAEHIKTIEMAAAARVDGIMAQGLNQDVSPALINRVVEKGIPFLTVDTDAPNSKRFAYIGTDNYYAGFLAGQALLKDTEGDVNVGIITGRFDSANQKLRVEGFKDAIQDDERVKVVAIDASQITRIQAAEKTYEMIKEHPEVNAFYGTSALDAIGIVQVLESIGMTDRVYVIGFDVLPETIKLIEEGKLEATVVQKPYEMGFEAVKLMVELKEGKEVSTYHHTLTEVIHLEDINRINDTTPGGIRLP